A genomic window from Brassica oleracea var. oleracea cultivar TO1000 chromosome C8, BOL, whole genome shotgun sequence includes:
- the LOC106307401 gene encoding uncharacterized protein LOC106307401 isoform X4: protein MGGDTLKDEELASSLYPDFSRSSSCCFSDDLGVSEEKLAAYMRKREKTYQEILQSHDLLRERLGKNNRKLKLARRQILSYTPGSFADVNLSDYHIPKTTSILIVGPKGAGKSSLVNRITRVVQDEEFAPARAQESYGMPSNGGTFFLQEYMIPRGGSASFCLCDTRGLSQISSSDNTTMIEQWIKKGVHHGEPVIWTSDDSDLKDRLIRDGCTGCEIRKVNSIIFVVNAVEMMESESSYAHMVSTAFNSPLLSFKDDKPAVVITHGDLLSREERARVQVLVGELLGIPPDKQIFDIPGSIDSRDAATTLTVCNLLRHCLEHADKNLRFCPKRNFTISKMEKMNSY, encoded by the exons ATGGGTGGTGATACTCTCAAAGATG AGGAGTTGGCATCTTCTTTGTACCCTGATTTTTCACGATCGTCTTCTTGCTGCTTCAG TGATGATTTAGGGGTTTCTGAAGAGAAGCTTGCTGCTTATATGAGAAAGAGAGAGAAAACTTACCAAGAGATTCTCCAAAGCCATGATCTGTTACGGGAGAGACTTGGCAAGAACAATCGGAAACTGAAACTCGCAAGACGCCAAATCTTGAG CTATACTCCTGGATCATTTGCGGATGTCAATTTGAGCGATTACCATATTCCAAAGACGACGTCGATCCTCATAGTTGGTCCGAAAGGAGCTGGGAAGAGTAGTCTTGTTAATAGAATTACAAGAGTGGTCCAAGACGAGGAGTTTGCCCCAGCTAGAGCTCAAGAATCAT ATGGTATGCCGTCTAATGGAGGCACGTTCTTTCTTCAGGAATATATGATCCCAAGAGGAGGTTCTGCTTCATTTTGCCTCTGTGACACGCGTGGCTTGAGCCAAATCTCGTCATCCGATAACACTACTATGATTGAGCAGTGGATTAAAAAAGGTGTTCATCACGGCGAGCCTGTGATCTG GACATCCGATGACTCGGATTTGAAGGATAGATTGATCCGAGATGGTTGTACAGGTTGTGAGATAAGGAAAGTGAACTCCATTATATTTGTTGTTAATGCGGTTGAAATGATGGAGAGTGAATCGAGCTATGCCCATATGGTCTCGACTGCTTTTAACTCTCCTTTACTATCGTTTAAAG ATGACAAGCCAGCAGTAGTTATCACTCATGGAGATCTACTTTCAAGGGAGGAACGGGCCCGAGTTCAGGTTCTCGTTGGAGAACTTCTTGGTATCCCACCTGACAAACAGATTTTCGACATTCCAG GAAGTATAGACAGCCGGGACGCAGCCACAACACTAACAGTCTGCAACTTGCTACGGCATTGCCTTGAACACGCTGATAAGAATCTTCGGTTTTGTCCCAAGAGGAACTTCACCATATCCAAG ATGGAAAAAATGAATTCATACTAA
- the LOC106308656 gene encoding uncharacterized protein LOC106308656, whose product MGGSPPSGNSVRFVKDYRRQVATSQRWPTRPYWEQSAFRTKAPYHAILGTPWIHSMQAIPSAYHQCVKFRGTDGKIKTLREDKKAARELLVATVKLQRSSLSVNSVSPPISKVFSQESKVLELPIEDTDPSRTARIGAYLSEDMQQSVLNFLKMNVSTFAWSMADMKGIDPAITTHELNVDPTFKPVRHKRRKHGLDRSKAVNEEVDRLIGAGSIVEVRYPEWLENPVVVKKKNGKWRVCVDFTDFNKACPKDSYPLPSIDRLVESTAGNEMLTFMDVSPGTTKS is encoded by the exons ATGGGCGGTTCTCCTCCTTCCGGCAATTCTGTTCGCTTCGTCAAGGATTACCGTCGACAGGTCGCGACCTCGCAGAGGTGGCCGACTAGGCCATATTGGGAACAATCCGCCTTCCG CACGAAGGCCCCTTACCACGCTATACTTGGAACCCCCTGGATACACTCAATGCAAGCTATTCCATCTGCTTATCATCAGTGTGTCAAGTTCCGCGGTACAGACGGAAAAATCAAAACATTGCGAGAAGATAAAAAAGCCGCTAGGGAGCTCCTAGTCGCCACAGTCAAACTCCAACGATCGTCTCTATCCGTTAATTCTGTTTCTCCTCCAATCTCTAAAGTTTTCTCCCAGGAAAGCAAAGTTCTCGAGTTACCTATTGAAGATACCGATCCAAGCCGGACCGCAAGGATTGGTGCATATCTGTCTGAGGATATGCAGCAGTCAGTTCTCAATTTCCTCAAGATGAATGTGTCCACATTCGCGTGGTCCATGGCGGACATGAAAGGAATTGATCCGGCTATAACGACTCACGAACTAAATGTCGACCCGACATTCAAGCCTGTCCGACATAAGCGACGCAAACATGGTCTCGACAGGTCAAAGGCTGTAAACGAAGAGGTCGACCGGTTAATCGGCGCTGGCTCAATTGTTGAGGTGCGCTACCCCGAGTGGTTAGAAAATCCAGTAGTCGTTAAGAAGAAGAACGGGAAGTGGCGCGTCTGCGTCGACTTCACTGACTTCAATAAAGCCTGCCCAAAGGACAGTTATCCTCTCCCTAGCATCGACCGTTTAGTCGAGTCCACAGCTGGAAACGAGATGCTCACCTTCATGGATGTTTCTCCGGGTACAACCAAATCATGA
- the LOC106309599 gene encoding ethylene-responsive transcription factor-like protein At4g13040, whose product MVSLRRRRLLGLCCGPNGYVTPLPFLTAEEMITGIPNPNGVEAYSPGPKEEKTPIEEGTRSQRQRTPSKYIMHFMSDCSAISPDDYGSISLKMEQDLCDSDQPLKRRKRHRRKQVKNQEPCLMRGVYYKNMKWQAAIKVEKRQIHLGTFSSQEEAARLYDRAAFMCGREPNFELSEEDKRDLKQQSWEGFLACTRRKITNKKPKRRMEPEEL is encoded by the exons ATGGTGAGCTTAAGAAGGCGCAGGCTACTGGGACTTTGTTGTG GACCAAATGGTTATGTGACACCGCTTCCTTTTCTAACTGCTGAGGAGATGATCACTGGGATTCCAAATCCTAATGGCGTAGAAGCTTATAGTCCCGGGCCTAAGGAGGAG AAAACGCCTATTGAAGAAGGGACACGCTCCCAGAGGCAAAGAACTCCTTCAAAATATATTATGCATTTCATGTCTGATTGCTCAGCTATTTCACCGGATGATTATGGTTCCATCTCTCTTAAAATGGAGCAAGACTTATGTGATTCAG ACCAGCCGCTGAAACGAAGAAAGCGGCATAGAAGAAAGCAAGTAAAGAACCAAGAACCATGTTTGATGAGAGGAGTCTATTACAAGAACATGAAATGGCAAGCAGCCATTAAAGTTGAGAAGCGACAGATCCACTTGGGAACTTTCTCTTCTCAAGAAGAGGCTGCTCGTTTATACGATAG GGCTGCTTTCATGTGTGGAAGGGAACCAAACTTTGAGCTCTCGGAAGAGGATAAACGAGACCTCAAACAACAAAGCTGGGAAGGGTTTTTGGCTTGCACACGCCGAAAAATTACCAACAAAA AACCTAAGAGAAGGATGGAGCCAGAGGAACTCTAA
- the LOC106307401 gene encoding uncharacterized protein LOC106307401 isoform X3 has protein sequence MGGDTLKDEELASSLYPDFSRSSSCCFSDDLGVSEEKLAAYMRKREKTYQEILQSHDLLRERLGKNNRKLKLARRQILSYTPGSFADVNLSDYHIPKTTSILIVGPKGAGKSSLVNRITRVVQDEEFAPARAQESYGMPSNGGTFFLQEYMIPRGGSASFCLCDTRGLSQISSSDNTTMIEQWIKKGVHHGEPVIWTSDDSDLKDRLIRDGCTGCEIRKVNSIIFVVNAVEMMESESSYAHMVSTAFNSPLLSFKDDKPAVVITHGDLLSREERARVQVLVGELLGIPPDKQIFDIPGSIDSRDAATTLTVCNLLRHCLEHADKNLRFCPKRNFTISKFLGGRRRQKQDQDDYVFSCADSIPGLSDNLVYPRTRRTKRSA, from the exons ATGGGTGGTGATACTCTCAAAGATG AGGAGTTGGCATCTTCTTTGTACCCTGATTTTTCACGATCGTCTTCTTGCTGCTTCAG TGATGATTTAGGGGTTTCTGAAGAGAAGCTTGCTGCTTATATGAGAAAGAGAGAGAAAACTTACCAAGAGATTCTCCAAAGCCATGATCTGTTACGGGAGAGACTTGGCAAGAACAATCGGAAACTGAAACTCGCAAGACGCCAAATCTTGAG CTATACTCCTGGATCATTTGCGGATGTCAATTTGAGCGATTACCATATTCCAAAGACGACGTCGATCCTCATAGTTGGTCCGAAAGGAGCTGGGAAGAGTAGTCTTGTTAATAGAATTACAAGAGTGGTCCAAGACGAGGAGTTTGCCCCAGCTAGAGCTCAAGAATCAT ATGGTATGCCGTCTAATGGAGGCACGTTCTTTCTTCAGGAATATATGATCCCAAGAGGAGGTTCTGCTTCATTTTGCCTCTGTGACACGCGTGGCTTGAGCCAAATCTCGTCATCCGATAACACTACTATGATTGAGCAGTGGATTAAAAAAGGTGTTCATCACGGCGAGCCTGTGATCTG GACATCCGATGACTCGGATTTGAAGGATAGATTGATCCGAGATGGTTGTACAGGTTGTGAGATAAGGAAAGTGAACTCCATTATATTTGTTGTTAATGCGGTTGAAATGATGGAGAGTGAATCGAGCTATGCCCATATGGTCTCGACTGCTTTTAACTCTCCTTTACTATCGTTTAAAG ATGACAAGCCAGCAGTAGTTATCACTCATGGAGATCTACTTTCAAGGGAGGAACGGGCCCGAGTTCAGGTTCTCGTTGGAGAACTTCTTGGTATCCCACCTGACAAACAGATTTTCGACATTCCAG GAAGTATAGACAGCCGGGACGCAGCCACAACACTAACAGTCTGCAACTTGCTACGGCATTGCCTTGAACACGCTGATAAGAATCTTCGGTTTTGTCCCAAGAGGAACTTCACCATATCCAAG TTTTTAGGTGGAAGGAGGCGACAAAAACAGGACCAGGATGACTATGTTTTCAGTTGCGCTGACTCTATTCCTGGCCTTAGCGATAATCTGGTTTATCCACGAACACGGCGGACAAAACGTAGCGCATGA
- the LOC106308657 gene encoding uncharacterized protein LOC106308657 — protein sequence MARDDATTSRTPFTSALTSVQLEKIDKLRLPEYKPCGDPVEHMTAFNIAMAQTRLSDEERDAGYCQLFVETLHEQALTWFSQLEENSIGSFRDLLAAILKTYIMFTKRSATASSLWNLNQTKDQSLRGYMEKFKAVVSRIEIPDSIAIDAMWNTLWVRSKFREDLYQNPTTSLQDAIARSNNFIRMEEDTNAILSKMNVPKAPAAKNANTRQEPRQQAPSDKNGRKDRYMYVVNENNMPFSPLVVRREGWNKWVRELDSSDKPVDAVCATQPTTAAGSAAGPSRTVDLTKHCKYHDVKGHDMTECKRAQCKATCKGRQNETQQRDDEEDTPRGNGEGDSSADEEQLANRRRIEVILSQQTLSSDDKNDDTPVLEDLRDVLKRKFESEDSNSSKHNDLRTTLDARKYRRISAGNPDPKERPNGDHQDKLNAGACDLRIRLNLSKSTDL from the exons ATGGCTCGAGATGACGCCACAACCTCGCGCACCCCTTTCACTAGCGCGTTGACTAGTGTGCAACTCGAAAAGATAGATAAGCTGCGCCTACCCGAGTACAAACCCTGCGGAGACCCAGTGGAACACATGACAGCTTTCAACATCGCGATGGCGCAGACTCGACTCTCCGACGAAGAAAGGGACGCAGGCTACTGCCAACTGTTCGTCGAGACTCTCCACGAGCAAGCCCTAACCTGGTTCTCCCAGTTAGAGGAAAACTCAATCGGAAGCTTCCGTGACTTGTTAGCAGCTATTCTCAAGACGTACATTATGTTCACAAAGCGCAGCGCTACCGCGTCTAGCTTGTGGAACCTCAACCAAACCAAAGACCAGAGCCTCCGCGGCTACATGGAGAAGTTCAAAGCCGTGGTCTCGAGGATTGAAATCCCAGACAGTATCGCCATCGACGCCATGTGGAACACGTTGTGGGTTCGCTCTAAGTTCCGAGAAGACTTATACCAAAACCCAACTACGTCACTCCAAGACGCTATCGCGCGCTCTAATAACTTCATCCGAATGGAAGAAGATACTAATGCAATTCTCAGCAAGATGAACGTACCCAAAGCTCCAGCGGCTAAAAACGCCAACACGCGACAAGAACCGCGCCAGCAAGCCCCAAGCGACAAAAACGGCCGCAAAGACAGATACATGTATGTCGTCAACGAGAACAACATGCCGTTTTCACCTCTCGTAGTCCGCAGAGAAGGTTGGAACAAGTGGGTAAGGGAGCTCGATTCGTCCGACAAACCAGTCGATGCTGTTTGCGCGACCCAACCTACAACAGCAGCAGGTTCTGCGGCAGGCCCTTCCAGAACAGTCGATCTCACCAAGCACTGCAAATATCACGACGTCAAAGGGCACGATATGACAGAGTGCAA GAGAGCCCAATGCAAAGCTACATGCAAAGGTCGACAAAATGAAACTCAACAACGAGACGACGAGGAGGACACTCCGAGGGGTAACGGCGAGGGAGACTCCTCAGCCGACGAAGAGCAACTAGCTAATCGCAGGCGCATTGAGGTTATACTCTCTCAGCAAACCTTATCGTCGGACGACAAGAACGACGACACGCCTGTACTCGAAGATTTGAGGGACGTTCTGAAACGAAAGTTTGAGTCAGAAGATAGCAACAGCTCCAAGCACAATGATCTTCGAACAACGTTGGATGCACGGAAGTACCGTCGTATCTCGGCTGGCAACCCCGATCCCAAAGAGCGCCCCAACGGTGACCATCAAGATAAACTCAACGCTGGCGCATGCGATCTTCGCATCCGTCTCAATCTTTCGAAATCCACGGACCTCTGA
- the LOC106307401 gene encoding uncharacterized protein LOC106307401 isoform X1, giving the protein MGGDTLKDEELASSLYPDFSRSSSCCFSDDLGVSEEKLAAYMRKREKTYQEILQSHDLLRERLGKNNRKLKLARRQILSYTPGSFADVNLSDYHIPKTTSILIVGPKGAGKSSLVNRITRVVQDEEFAPARAQESYGMPSNGGTFFLQEYMIPRGGSASFCLCDTRGLSQISSSDNTTMIEQWIKKGVHHGEPVIWTSDDSDLKDRLIRDGCTGCEIRKVNSIIFVVNAVEMMESESSYAHMVSTAFNSPLLSFKDDKPAVVITHGDLLSREERARVQVLVGELLGIPPDKQIFDIPGSIDSRDAATTLTVCNLLRHCLEHADKNLRFCPKRNFTISKVEGGDKNRTRMTMFSVALTLFLALAIIWFIHEHGGQNVAHEARHELHVFQSPRLYNLTHEVLPKLSSSVQNSESETEDVPNGEPSIDWRTARRLWFDEGKVAKAEGEPSFDWRTTRRLWYVE; this is encoded by the exons ATGGGTGGTGATACTCTCAAAGATG AGGAGTTGGCATCTTCTTTGTACCCTGATTTTTCACGATCGTCTTCTTGCTGCTTCAG TGATGATTTAGGGGTTTCTGAAGAGAAGCTTGCTGCTTATATGAGAAAGAGAGAGAAAACTTACCAAGAGATTCTCCAAAGCCATGATCTGTTACGGGAGAGACTTGGCAAGAACAATCGGAAACTGAAACTCGCAAGACGCCAAATCTTGAG CTATACTCCTGGATCATTTGCGGATGTCAATTTGAGCGATTACCATATTCCAAAGACGACGTCGATCCTCATAGTTGGTCCGAAAGGAGCTGGGAAGAGTAGTCTTGTTAATAGAATTACAAGAGTGGTCCAAGACGAGGAGTTTGCCCCAGCTAGAGCTCAAGAATCAT ATGGTATGCCGTCTAATGGAGGCACGTTCTTTCTTCAGGAATATATGATCCCAAGAGGAGGTTCTGCTTCATTTTGCCTCTGTGACACGCGTGGCTTGAGCCAAATCTCGTCATCCGATAACACTACTATGATTGAGCAGTGGATTAAAAAAGGTGTTCATCACGGCGAGCCTGTGATCTG GACATCCGATGACTCGGATTTGAAGGATAGATTGATCCGAGATGGTTGTACAGGTTGTGAGATAAGGAAAGTGAACTCCATTATATTTGTTGTTAATGCGGTTGAAATGATGGAGAGTGAATCGAGCTATGCCCATATGGTCTCGACTGCTTTTAACTCTCCTTTACTATCGTTTAAAG ATGACAAGCCAGCAGTAGTTATCACTCATGGAGATCTACTTTCAAGGGAGGAACGGGCCCGAGTTCAGGTTCTCGTTGGAGAACTTCTTGGTATCCCACCTGACAAACAGATTTTCGACATTCCAG GAAGTATAGACAGCCGGGACGCAGCCACAACACTAACAGTCTGCAACTTGCTACGGCATTGCCTTGAACACGCTGATAAGAATCTTCGGTTTTGTCCCAAGAGGAACTTCACCATATCCAAG GTGGAAGGAGGCGACAAAAACAGGACCAGGATGACTATGTTTTCAGTTGCGCTGACTCTATTCCTGGCCTTAGCGATAATCTGGTTTATCCACGAACACGGCGGACAAAACGTAGCGCATGAGGCTCGCCACGAACTTCATGTATTCCAAAGTCCACGGTTATACAACCTTACGCATGAGGTCCTACCCAAACTTAGCAGCAGTGTTCAGAATTCTGAGTCTGAGACCGAGGATGTTCCTAATGGTGAGCCTAGCATTGATTGGCGTACAGCTCGACGCTTGTGGTTCGATGAGGGGAAGGTGGCCAAGGCCGAGGGCGAACCAAGCTTTGATTGGCGAACCACTCGACGCTTATGGTACGTTGAGTGA
- the LOC106307401 gene encoding uncharacterized protein LOC106307401 isoform X2: MGGDTLKDEELASSLYPDFSRSSSCCFSDDLGVSEEKLAAYMRKREKTYQEILQSHDLLRERLGKNNRKLKLARRQILSYTPGSFADVNLSDYHIPKTTSILIVGPKGAGKSSLVNRITRVVQDEEFAPARAQESYGMPSNGGTFFLQEYMIPRGGSASFCLCDTRGLSQISSSDNTTMIEQWIKKGVHHGEPVIWTSDDSDLKDRLIRDGCTGCEIRKVNSIIFVVNAVEMMESESSYAHMVSTAFNSPLLSFKDDKPAVVITHGDLLSREERARVQVLVGELLGIPPDKQIFDIPDSRDAATTLTVCNLLRHCLEHADKNLRFCPKRNFTISKVEGGDKNRTRMTMFSVALTLFLALAIIWFIHEHGGQNVAHEARHELHVFQSPRLYNLTHEVLPKLSSSVQNSESETEDVPNGEPSIDWRTARRLWFDEGKVAKAEGEPSFDWRTTRRLWYVE, translated from the exons ATGGGTGGTGATACTCTCAAAGATG AGGAGTTGGCATCTTCTTTGTACCCTGATTTTTCACGATCGTCTTCTTGCTGCTTCAG TGATGATTTAGGGGTTTCTGAAGAGAAGCTTGCTGCTTATATGAGAAAGAGAGAGAAAACTTACCAAGAGATTCTCCAAAGCCATGATCTGTTACGGGAGAGACTTGGCAAGAACAATCGGAAACTGAAACTCGCAAGACGCCAAATCTTGAG CTATACTCCTGGATCATTTGCGGATGTCAATTTGAGCGATTACCATATTCCAAAGACGACGTCGATCCTCATAGTTGGTCCGAAAGGAGCTGGGAAGAGTAGTCTTGTTAATAGAATTACAAGAGTGGTCCAAGACGAGGAGTTTGCCCCAGCTAGAGCTCAAGAATCAT ATGGTATGCCGTCTAATGGAGGCACGTTCTTTCTTCAGGAATATATGATCCCAAGAGGAGGTTCTGCTTCATTTTGCCTCTGTGACACGCGTGGCTTGAGCCAAATCTCGTCATCCGATAACACTACTATGATTGAGCAGTGGATTAAAAAAGGTGTTCATCACGGCGAGCCTGTGATCTG GACATCCGATGACTCGGATTTGAAGGATAGATTGATCCGAGATGGTTGTACAGGTTGTGAGATAAGGAAAGTGAACTCCATTATATTTGTTGTTAATGCGGTTGAAATGATGGAGAGTGAATCGAGCTATGCCCATATGGTCTCGACTGCTTTTAACTCTCCTTTACTATCGTTTAAAG ATGACAAGCCAGCAGTAGTTATCACTCATGGAGATCTACTTTCAAGGGAGGAACGGGCCCGAGTTCAGGTTCTCGTTGGAGAACTTCTTGGTATCCCACCTGACAAACAGATTTTCGACATTCCAG ACAGCCGGGACGCAGCCACAACACTAACAGTCTGCAACTTGCTACGGCATTGCCTTGAACACGCTGATAAGAATCTTCGGTTTTGTCCCAAGAGGAACTTCACCATATCCAAG GTGGAAGGAGGCGACAAAAACAGGACCAGGATGACTATGTTTTCAGTTGCGCTGACTCTATTCCTGGCCTTAGCGATAATCTGGTTTATCCACGAACACGGCGGACAAAACGTAGCGCATGAGGCTCGCCACGAACTTCATGTATTCCAAAGTCCACGGTTATACAACCTTACGCATGAGGTCCTACCCAAACTTAGCAGCAGTGTTCAGAATTCTGAGTCTGAGACCGAGGATGTTCCTAATGGTGAGCCTAGCATTGATTGGCGTACAGCTCGACGCTTGTGGTTCGATGAGGGGAAGGTGGCCAAGGCCGAGGGCGAACCAAGCTTTGATTGGCGAACCACTCGACGCTTATGGTACGTTGAGTGA